One genomic window of Arachis hypogaea cultivar Tifrunner chromosome 8, arahy.Tifrunner.gnm2.J5K5, whole genome shotgun sequence includes the following:
- the LOC112707134 gene encoding transmembrane E3 ubiquitin-protein ligase FLY2, with protein sequence MELRIDMVAIERLELWLFKRRKGLGISLQIAFGWWIFLLFLHPVAALRPLRERTRSWGDEWLFTRKEESDIGPFSQWNITGTYRGTWKFLDTANGSSRFPDIRKTRGSSVIELISTPTKITGVHYIQGVIIYHDVFDSEYDVGGAQIKVEGVYIWPFRQLRLVANSGKEGDSSQDDDYIFSNPYHLLGVFSSQVLQDSSRDKIWRRKHSPMHDMDKHCNIEIAAQISRLPSSKSDGERDRFHLEGLMESPSVDDDGDCFSALLLNATSVNIEVYYNKAVNYTLMVTFISFVQVLLLIRQMEHSSTQSGAAKVSILMIGQQAIMDAYLCLLHLTAGILVESLFNAFATAAFFKFVVFSIFEMRYLLAIWKASRPLSNGEGWETMRRELSVLYSRFYGILLGGILLMYEFHHYLRPILLLMYSFWIPQIITNVIRDSRKPLHPHYILGITITRLAIPLYVFGCPNNFMRIESDRSWCLYLAVFIGLQAAVLLLQHYLGSRWFIPRQILPEKYSYYRRFDQDARHASDCVICMTSIDHTQRSNDCMVTPCDHFFHSGCLQRWMDIKMECPTCRRSLPPA encoded by the exons ATGGAATTGAgaattgacatggttgctattGAAAGATTGGAGCTTTGGTTGTTTAAGAGGAGGAAGGGACTAGGGATTTCGTTACAGATTGCATTTGGTTGGTGGATTTTTCTACTGTTTCTTCACCCTGTGGCTGCACTGAGACCCTTGAGGGAGAGAACTCGTTCTTGGGGTGATGAG TGGCTATttacaagaaaagaagagagtgataTTGGTCCATTTTCACAATGGAACATTACAGGAACTTACAGAG GGACTTGGAAGTTTCTGGATACGGCAAATGGCTCTTCTAGATTTCCAGATATCAGAAAAACACGCGGTAGTTCCGTAATTGAATTAATTAGTACGCCCACAAAGATAACTGGAGTACATTATATCCAG GGGGTCATTATATACCACGATGTTTTTGACAGTGAATATGATGTTGGGGGTGCTCAAATCAAAGTAGAAGGTGTATATATTTGGCCTTTTCGACAGCTTCGGTTGGTGGCCAACAG TGGAAAAGAGGGAGACTCAAGTCAGGATGATGACTATATTTTTTCTAATCCATATCATCTG CTTGGGGTTTTCTCTTCTCAGGTGCTTCAAGATTCTTCACGAGATAAGATATGGAGAAGAAAACAtt CTCCAATGCATGATATGGATAAACATTGTAATATTGAAATCGCTGCACAGATTTCACGCTTGCCATCCTCAAAAAGTG ATGGCGAGCGTGATCGTTTTCACCTAGAAGGGTTAATGGAGAGTCCCTCGGTGGATGATGATGGGGACTGCTTCTCAGCTTTACTGTTAAATGCAACTTCTGTTAACATTGAGGTCTATTACAACAAAGCAGTGAACTATACCTTGATGGTTACTTTT ATCTCTTTTGTGCAAGTTCTTCTATTGATTCGTCAAATGGAGCATAGCAGCACTCAGTCT GGTGCTGCTAAGGTTTCAATATTAATGATTGGCCAGCAGGCGATAATGGATGCATATCTCTGTCTTTTACACCTTACTGCAGGAATACTAGTTG AATCCTTGTTTAATGCTTTTGCAACTGCCGCATTTTTCAAGTTTGTTGTCTTTTCAATATTTGAGATGAGATATCTTCTCGCCATCTGGAAGGCTAGTAGACCTTTGAGTAATGGGGAAGGTTGGGAGACAATGAGGCGTGAACTTTCCGTGTTATACAGTCGTTTCT ATGGAATCTTGTTGGGAGGCATTCTTTTGATGTATGAGTTCCATCATTATTTaagaccaattcttcttcttatgTACTCTTTCTGGATACCTCAGATAATCACCAATGTTATTCGCGATTCACGCAAGCCATTGCATCCTCACTATATCTTAGGGATAACCATTACTCGGTTAGCAATCCCGTTATATGTTTTTGGTTGTCCTAACAATTTCATGCGCATAGAATCAGATAGGAGCTGGTGTCTTTATTTGGCTGTATTTATTGGACTTCAAGCCGcagttcttcttcttcagcattaTCTTGGGTCTCGATGGTTCATTCCTCGTCAG ATACTACCTGAGAAATATAGCTACTATAGGAGGTTTGATCAAGATGCAAGACATGCTTCGGACTGTGTGATTTGCATGACATCCATTGATCATACTCAACGGTCTAATGACTGCATG GTGACACCTTGTGATCATTTCTTCCACTCTGGTTGTTTGCAAAGATGGATGGATATAAAGATGGAGTGCCCAACTTGCCGGCGCTCTCTACCTCCGGCATAG